The proteins below come from a single Leptidea sinapis chromosome 20, ilLepSina1.1, whole genome shotgun sequence genomic window:
- the LOC126970260 gene encoding uncharacterized protein LOC126970260: MTVLLYEYFQLEERAARHLRVWKAWHLIIFALAAIFGVLNYLLLLNTMQLVDNHCVLFPRELAFKTIDVPTLAASTNTQSLYNDTAQDAREESSDSSSNLKLDIVTDDEKRTVLDTTRSLFGTDSDCDYAEYIPIISFIMAIIWSTMFTMCPGGGHSRSGLQQPWTILPPALIFSIIMVGLTGHSFTTTNKGIDGFCAAFYNITNSTTCSSVEPHLESSWSGPWGFGSRTAATRAASAGTWASWACAFALFMARCLVAPDFDMKRTGAYLHDPEKKLTPYLKKSRRQKPAKSPTTRDSTSVRSEPTGTTELVTVSIEQGQDTAPTSLQTTPAKITFKENIEMVYAPSNGSIL; this comes from the exons ATGACTGTTCTTCTCTACGAGTACTTCCAGCTGGAAGAGAGAGCCGCTCGCCATCTTAGAGTATGGAaag CATGGCATTTAATAATATTCGCTCTCGCTGCTATATTCGGCGTGTTGAACTACTTACTACTGTTGAACACCATGCAGCTTGTGGACAATCATTGTGTGTTGTTCCCGAGAGAGCTCGCCTTTAAAACGATTGACGTGCCAACCCTAGCAGCCTCAACAAACACACAGTCGCTCTATAACGACACTGCTCAAGATGCTCGCGAGGAATCAAGTGATTCTAGTTCGAATTTAAAATTAGATATTGTTACAG ATGACGAAAAGCGTACCGTTCTTGACACGACACGCTCCCTGTTCGGAACGGACAGCGATTGCGATTACGCCGAATATATCCcgataatatcatttataatgGCGATTATTTGGTCCACGATGTTCACTATGTGTCCTGGAGGAGGCCACTCCAGATCCGG GTTGCAGCAACCTTGGACAATCCTTCCACCAGCGCTGATCTTCTCCATCATCATGGTGGGTCTCACTGGACACAGTTTCACCACTACCAACAAAGGCATCGATGGCTTCTGCGCAGCCTTCTACAACATCACAAATTCAACGAC TTGTTCATCAGTGGAGCCTCACTTGGAGAGTTCGTGGAGCGGCCCGTGGGGTTTCGGGTCGCGGACAGCTGCCACCCGGGCCGCTAGTGCTGGCACCTGGGCCAGTTGGGCCTGCGCCTTCGCTCTCTTCATGGCGCGATGCCTTGTTGCGCCTGACTTCGACATGAAGCGGACTGGGGCTTATCTACATGACCCTGAAAAG AAATTGACGCCATATTTGAAAAAATCTCGACGACAAAAGCCAGCAAAATCGCCAACTACGCGAGACTCTACCTCAGTTAGGTCTGAACCTACGGGCACTACAGAATTAGTCACAGTTTCCATTGAACAAGGTCAAGACACTGCGCCTACTTCGCTTCAGACCACACCGGCCAAGATTACGTTTAAAGAAAACATTGAAATGGTTTATGCACCTTCTAACGGatccattttgtaa